The Solea senegalensis isolate Sse05_10M linkage group LG9, IFAPA_SoseM_1, whole genome shotgun sequence genome has a segment encoding these proteins:
- the rusc1 gene encoding uncharacterized protein rusc1 isoform X5, which translates to MQSSSCSSQASKPRRFDVSRRTSTLAGPKSHGPGVQKEDKNMNKIKTSSPRRVVKVTPAPTRTRVGVQPRVPVNQSRFGPQKQASTISKSVKPKPKISRASAATKIAPAAVPSPPLPSVLPLDPNCNEPSLPCLCCDGRSPQDNNSMFNHNHNNNNTISLRQQLRLPPPPGPLPKRQNGTGPKAQPQPPSQAQSQVELPVCPAASAENKDKSGDKNSDLDNKKNVKIEEEDDEDESSGEIDDDDDDDDDDDDDDTLVPSCCDGPPSLLEFSLTSSTSSSSTSISSCSDLESDCTDQCTSICSSHDQDRVSVALSPKERFLPEALECQPFAPPSLSLSRNPFFLPSHTPVSPCSPDEGYPSALDSPSPDYLGDKDDSEVTKLGLLDFLESVGEFGKMERFSQVIQVARWDLEGEQHWDVLRDRLDHLDRLEKVNREVKLAYIARLHEKGFDLGDLEEHDLSDIMDEMGNIDIPWKLYKCPGESMGDSQEFSDAGVDLTAPSDCDDPLVPDSLTPSPVEPPPRPPKPPARHASVNSYLHDYINISRETTSMAVSTSPTLSTFSPNSSSPTFTTFRCEKPLPPSPPSVPPLPASKAVPYLTLYTTPSPPRPIPTPTPPIPPPRKRHLARKEAQRLAALKAEEEKTPLSLPPPTSRPPPLPPPPVISISSASPPAVPPALPPPPSFHALDVEIRKLLMLAGLTQAELLKLSPELGVCVGGLDDEVDGVDLPPSRSVESHEFRLKNREEEKECDSQFMEKDGCSSRSKLDGDERVAIVEEVKRKEESKDTQKTTTFTEMARRRKRNSGTGLSNTHDTKANDMSFETFHYSTELLESPPPPPPRPLPPIPPSLSHPKVSTLSANSAQPDRFDWLIAFTPDNDAPPQPPPPEMRKSPLESQKKTGSSGSAPNVTTFKELRFRNKSNSPLTRVITDPEPDPTVITPDPDILYNLKWRREKVGSDGIQWEYTSQAQALFMQPPPALTSMAALKEMLQRADEEGGQPELCPSQKIGCSVSENSLWTVGREWQSEEVQREEKEGKEEEKKEEVEVRGQADGGRTLQSRTTAVRSVSYAGSVQRGDSSWMGEDVKFSMRGLGLSSLCLQEKKALVSAVNVAVETILAHFSSSRTVVQKALSGDSSVNPSLGRLVLQCLCPALHSLLTDGLKPHQSDLIAGRRPNSAWGLVQASTKPGPKTQALFNLHVRVGELGQLRRNKHRFNAFLLGLLNTKLLDFWLSHLQSCCDVLETFYHPSSFMLLSLTTCQPLFEELLLVLQPLSLLTFNLDLLFQHHHLEPDSHVPEIPRPPGPGAGIQLSTKESQSKIPTGKYIRSLSEVDFGSPEHQAAKEKWSPVTDPKSSGEATDFSAATLNVSNTLSQTSPQLLWVQEKEIEALPPPNMEDDSLAQQAGQVIQQGWGAVMRWGGRLSQNLNELSLSAGKREEMRADLPDLHTQAGSDYAPVSSGAQVPWGLGRLFGASKSPISPTNHSLPTRRPSQWLAPGVTALTRMVSSTSAPMLKRAPEPQRESEPKSERETESLEMKDKPRPLRSVRTLCDHNGTGSELSFCKGEELQVLGGVDQDWIRCRQGDKEGLVPIGYTSLIM; encoded by the exons ATGCAGTCCTCTAGCTGCTCCTCCCAGGCTTCAAAGCCACGACGCTTTGACGTCAGCAGACGGACCAGTACCTTAGCTGGACCAAAGTCTCACGGTCCTGGTGTTCAGAAAGAggataaaaacatgaacaaaatcaAGACATCATCCCCACGCCGGGTTGTTAAAGTTACCCCTGCTCCCACCAGGACCAGGGTGGGGGTGCAACCACGAGTTCCAGTCAACCAATCCAGGTTTGGCCCTCAAAAACAGGCTTCCACCATCTCCAAATCAGTTAAACCCAAGCCCAAGATTTCGCGTGCATCAGCAGCAACCAAAATTGCACCTGCAGCcgttccttctcctcctcttccatctgTTCTCCCTCTTGACCCAAACTGCAATGAGCCGAGCCTCCCGTGCCTATGCTGTGATGGACGCTCCCCTCAAGACAACAACAGTATGTTCAACcataaccacaacaacaacaacaccatctCTCTCAGACAGCAGCTCcggcttcctcctcctccgggCCCGTTGCCGAAGAGGCAGAATGGGACAGGGCCAAAAGCGCAACCTCAACCTCCATCGCAAGCTCAGTCCCAGGTGGAGTTACCGGTTTGCCCCGCTGCCAGCGCGGAGAACAAAGACAAGAGCGGAGATAAAAACTCTGATCTGGACAACAAGAAAAATGTAAAGATAGAGGAAGAAGATGACGAAGATGAGAGCAGTGGGGAAAttgatgacgacgacgatgacgacgatgacgacgatgatgacgacACTCTTGTCCCTTCATGCTGTGACGGTCCCCCATCTCTCCTGGAGTTCTCTCTCACCTCATCTACCTCTTCGTCCTCCACTTCCATCAGCTCCTGCTCTGATCTGGAGTCTGACTGCACTGATCAATGCACCTCCATCTGCTCTTCTCATGACCAAGATCGTGTTTCTGTCGCTCTGTCCCCAAAAGAGCGTTTTCTTCCTGAAGCCCTTGAATGCCAGCCGTTTGCACCGCCATCCCTTTCTCTTAGCCGTAATCCCTTTTTCTTGCCATCACATACCCCTGTTTCCCCATGTTCCCCAGATGAAGGCTACCCCTCTGCCCTCGACTCCCCGTCCCCTGATTATTTAGGAGACAAAGATGATTCTGAGGTCACCAAACTAGGTTTGCTTGACTTTCTAGAATCAGTGGGTGAGTTTGGGAAAATGGAGCGATTCAGCCAGGTGATCCAAGTAGCTCGTTGGGATCTGGAGGGGGAACAGCACTGGGATGTTTTAAGGGATCGGTTAGATCACCTTGATCGCTTGGAGAAGGTGAACAGGGAGGTAAAACTGGCTTACATCGCCAGACTCCACGAGAAGGGATTTGATCTTGGAGATCTGGAGGAGCACGATCTCTCGGACATCATGGATGAAATGGGCAACATTGACATTCCCTGGAAGTTGTATAAATGCCCCGGGGAATCAATGGGAGACTCTCAGGAGTTTTCAGATGCTGGGGTCGACCTCACTGCTCCATCAGACTGCGATGATCCTCTTGTTCCAGATTCACTCACTCCTTCCCCTGTTGAGCCACCACCAAGACCCCCTAAACCTCCTGCCCGACACGCCAGTGTCAACTCTTACCTCCATGACTACATCAATATCAGCAGAGAGACCACCTCCATGGCCGTCTCCACCTCTCCCACATTGTCTACTTTCTCCCCGAACTCATCATCCCCAACATTCACCACTTTTAGATGCGAGAAacctcttcctccatctccaccatcagttcctcctctccctgcctCTAAAGCAGTCCCTTACCTCACCCTCTATACTACTCCCTCTCCACCTAGACCCATCCCCACCCCAACTCCCCCCATCCCCCCCCCTCGGAAACGCCACCTTGCCAGGAAGGAGGCACAGCGACTTGCTGCTCTTAAAGCTGAGGAAGAAAAGACCCCGCTGTCTCTCCCACCTCCTACGTCGCGTCCACCACCTCTTCCCCCTCCACCTGTTATCTCCATATCCTCCGCATCTCCTCCTGCCGTACCACCTGCCCTGCCTCCTCCACCCTCCTTCCATGCACTGGATGTCGAGATCCGCAAGCTTCTAATGCTTGCAGGATTGACCCAGGCTGAACTACTCAAACTCAGTCCAGAGCTTGGCGTCTGTGTCGGAGGGCTAGACGATGAGGTAGATGGAGTAGATCTTCCTCCATCCAGATCCGTGGAATCACATGAGTTTAGACTAAaaaacagggaggaggagaaggagtgtGACTCCCAATTCATGGAAAAAGAcggatgcagcagcagaagcaagCTAGACGGAGATGAAAGGGTAGCTATAGTTGAAGAAGTTAAAAGAAAGGAGGagagcaaagacacacaaaagacCACCACATTCACCGAGATGgcaagaagaaggaagaggaacAGTGGCACTGGTCTTAGCAATACACATGATACCAAAGCAAATGACATGAGCTTTGAGACTTTCCATTACTCCACTGAGTTGCTAgagtcacctcctcctcctcctcctcgccccTTACCACCGATCCCGCCATCTTTGTCACACCCTAAAGTCAGCACTCTTTCTGCCAACTCTGCACAACCCGATCGCTTTGACTGGCTAATAGCATTCACACCCGACAACGACGCCCCACCACAACCTCCGCCCCCTGAAATGAGAAAATCTCCTCTGGAGAGTCAAAAGAAGACTGGTTCATCCGGTTCCGCTCCAAACGTCACAACCTTCAAAGAGCTGCGCTTCCGTAACAAGAGCAACTCCCCACTGACGAGGGTGATCACTGACCCAGAGCCTGACCCCACAGTCATCACCCCGGACCCAGATATACTGTACAACCTGAAGTGGAGAAGGGAGAAGGTCGGAAGCGATGGTATCCAGTGGGAATACACCTCTCAGGCTCAGGCGCTGTTCATGCAGCCACCACCTGCTCTCACCTCCATGGCTGCTCTGAAGGAGATGCTCCAGAGGGCTGACGAGGAGGGTGGACAGCCAGAGCTGTGCCCATCACAGAAGATTGGCTGCTCCGTCAGCGAAAACAGTCTGTGGACCGTGGGCAGAGAGTGGCAGAGTGAGGAAGttcagagggaggaaaaagaaggaaaggaggaagaaaaaaaggaggaggtggaggtgagagGACAAGCAGATGGAGGGCGGACTTTGCAATCAAGAACTACAG CTGTTCGTAGTGTCTCATACGCTGGCTCCGTACAGAGGGGAGACTCATCCTGGATGGGCGAAGATGTCAAGTTTTCAATGAGAGGTCTTGGCCTGTCCTCGCTGTGCCTGCAGGAGAAGAAAG CTCTGGTCAGTGCAGTCAATGTGGCAGTGGAAACCATTTTGGCCCATTTCAGTTCATCTCGGACTGTGGTTCAGAAG gcCTTATCAGGCGACAGCTCTGTAAATCCATCTCTGGGCCGCCTGGTGCTGCAGTGCCTCTGCCCTGCGCTGCACAGCTTGCTGACCGATGGCTTGAAACCCCACCAGAGTGACCTGATTGCAGGCAGGAGGCCAAACTCTGCCTGGGGCTTAGTGCAGGCCTCAACCAAACCAG GTCCTAAAACACAAGCTTTGTTCAACCTACACGTTCGAGTCGGGGAGCTGGGCCAGCTTAGGCGTAACAAACACCGGTTCAATGCATTCCTCCTTGGTCTCCTGAA TACCAAGCTTCTGGATTTCTGGCTGTCTCACCTTCAGTCGTGTTGTG ATGTGTTGGAAACATTCTACCATCCCTCGTCCTTCATGCTTCTGTCTCTGACCACCTGCCAGCCTCTGTTTGAGGAGCTGCTCCTTGTGTTGCAGCCTCTCAGTCTCCTCACCTTCAACCTTGACCTGCTCTTCCAGCACCACCACTTAGAGCCAGACAGTCACGTCCCAGAGATCCCTCGTCCGCCCGGTCCGGGAGCAGGGATCCAGCTGTCGACGAAGGAGTCTCAATCCAAAATCCCAACCGGCAAATATATTAGAAGCCTGTCAGAAGTAGACTTTGGAAGCCCAGAACATCAGGCAGCTAAAGAAAAATGGTCACCAGTGACTGATCCAAAGAGTTCAGGCGAGGCGACCGATTTCAGTGCTGCGACTTTAAACGTTTCGAACACTCTCAGTCAAACAAGTCCACAGCTTTTGTGGGTACAGGAGAAGGAAATTGAAGCGTTACCTCCTCCAAACATGGAGGACGACAGCCTTGCTCAGCAGGCAGGACAG GTGATCCAGCAGGGATGGGGTGCTGTAATGCGCTGGGGAGGCAGACTGAGCCAGAACCTGAATGAGCTGAGCCTGTCCGCAGGTAAAAGGGAGGAAATGAGGGCAGACTTGCCGGACCTCCACACTCAGGCAGGAAGTGACTACGCTCCGGTTAGCAGCGGTGCTCAGGTTCCCTGGGGTCTGGGCCGGCTGTTTGGAGCTTCGAAAAGCCCCATCAGCCCCACAAATCACTCACTGCCCACCAG GCGTCCCTCTCAGTGGTTGGCTCCTGGTGTCACGGCATTGACCCGAATGGTGAGCAGCACCTCCGCTCCGATGTTAAAGAGGGCCCCGGAGCCTCAGCGAGAAAGCGAGCcaaagtcagagagagagactgagtcACTGGAGATGAAGGACAAACCCCGACCACTCAG GTCAGTGCGAACACTGTGCGACCACAACGGAACAGGTTCGGAGCTCAGCTTCTGCAAAGGTGAGGAACTCCAGGTGTTGGGAGGCGTCGATCAAGACTGGATCCGTTGTCGTCAGGGAGACAAAGAGGGACTGGTACCTATCGGATACACGTCCCTGATCATGTGA
- the rusc1 gene encoding uncharacterized protein rusc1 isoform X2, whose amino-acid sequence MQSSSCSSQASKPRRFDVSRRTSTLAGPKSHGPGVQKEDKNMNKIKTSSPRRVVKVTPAPTRTRVGVQPRVPVNQSRFGPQKQASTISKSVKPKPKISRASAATKIAPAAVPSPPLPSVLPLDPNCNEPSLPCLCCDGRSPQDNNSMFNHNHNNNNTISLRQQLRLPPPPGPLPKRQNGTGPKAQPQPPSQAQSQVELPVCPAASAENKDKSGDKNSDLDNKKNVKIEEEDDEDESSGEIDDDDDDDDDDDDDDTLVPSCCDGPPSLLEFSLTSSTSSSSTSISSCSDLESDCTDQCTSICSSHDQDRVSVALSPKERFLPEALECQPFAPPSLSLSRNPFFLPSHTPVSPCSPDEGYPSALDSPSPDYLGDKDDSEVTKLGLLDFLESVGEFGKMERFSQVIQVARWDLEGEQHWDVLRDRLDHLDRLEKVNREVKLAYIARLHEKGFDLGDLEEHDLSDIMDEMGNIDIPWKLYKCPGESMGDSQEFSDAGVDLTAPSDCDDPLVPDSLTPSPVEPPPRPPKPPARHASVNSYLHDYINISRETTSMAVSTSPTLSTFSPNSSSPTFTTFRCEKPLPPSPPSVPPLPASKAVPYLTLYTTPSPPRPIPTPTPPIPPPRKRHLARKEAQRLAALKAEEEKTPLSLPPPTSRPPPLPPPPVISISSASPPAVPPALPPPPSFHALDVEIRKLLMLAGLTQAELLKLSPELGVCVGGLDDEVDGVDLPPSRSVESHEFRLKNREEEKECDSQFMEKDGCSSRSKLDGDERVAIVEEVKRKEESKDTQKTTTFTEMARRRKRNSGTGLSNTHDTKANDMSFETFHYSTELLESPPPPPPRPLPPIPPSLSHPKVSTLSANSAQPDRFDWLIAFTPDNDAPPQPPPPEMRKSPLESQKKTGSSGSAPNVTTFKELRFRNKSNSPLTRVITDPEPDPTVITPDPDILYNLKWRREKVGSDGIQWEYTSQAQALFMQPPPALTSMAALKEMLQRADEEGGQPELCPSQKIGCSVSENSLWTVGREWQSEEVQREEKEGKEEEKKEEVEVRGQADGGRTLQSRTTVSSPPLSLAQSPQPYFLHAAVPSYRPGYSNSQHHADPRPHTHVGRESTDKHCNTERVSAASSSCIYRDDSTTDISSGFNYDSLADAGVDLPPDYENVLKQTTRANDRKFVSDSVCNFDSLYCSESGKNNDTHTESDPPLSGTTEAPGCTTPYKNIDVMMTYSNSINAMDSLCAEKHTHSHVDIRSSSSSNKARTFKELPPLPTYYLYHPKNCPLHRGAPPRLSPIGALSPPQRPGAPPPAVAGSSGLSSPLFPRSHTLPALAAPLYYPNLYPPIPTRAPPLPPKLYQAPPQSRLATVRSVSYAGSVQRGDSSWMGEDVKFSMRGLGLSSLCLQEKKALVSAVNVAVETILAHFSSSRTVVQKSLSVNKALSGDSSVNPSLGRLVLQCLCPALHSLLTDGLKPHQSDLIAGRRPNSAWGLVQASTKPGPKTQALFNLHVRVGELGQLRRNKHRFNAFLLGLLNTKLLDFWLSHLQSCCDVLETFYHPSSFMLLSLTTCQPLFEELLLVLQPLSLLTFNLDLLFQHHHLEPDSHVPEIPRPPGPGAGIQLSTKESQSKIPTGKYIRSLSEVDFGSPEHQAAKEKWSPVTDPKSSGEATDFSAATLNVSNTLSQTSPQLLWVQEKEIEALPPPNMEDDSLAQQAGQVIQQGWGAVMRWGGRLSQNLNELSLSAGKREEMRADLPDLHTQAGSDYAPVSSGAQVPWGLGRLFGASKSPISPTNHSLPTRRPSQWLAPGVTALTRMVSSTSAPMLKRAPEPQRESEPKSERETESLEMKDKPRPLRSVRTLCDHNGTGSELSFCKGEELQVLGGVDQDWIRCRQGDKEGLVPIGYTSLIM is encoded by the exons ATGCAGTCCTCTAGCTGCTCCTCCCAGGCTTCAAAGCCACGACGCTTTGACGTCAGCAGACGGACCAGTACCTTAGCTGGACCAAAGTCTCACGGTCCTGGTGTTCAGAAAGAggataaaaacatgaacaaaatcaAGACATCATCCCCACGCCGGGTTGTTAAAGTTACCCCTGCTCCCACCAGGACCAGGGTGGGGGTGCAACCACGAGTTCCAGTCAACCAATCCAGGTTTGGCCCTCAAAAACAGGCTTCCACCATCTCCAAATCAGTTAAACCCAAGCCCAAGATTTCGCGTGCATCAGCAGCAACCAAAATTGCACCTGCAGCcgttccttctcctcctcttccatctgTTCTCCCTCTTGACCCAAACTGCAATGAGCCGAGCCTCCCGTGCCTATGCTGTGATGGACGCTCCCCTCAAGACAACAACAGTATGTTCAACcataaccacaacaacaacaacaccatctCTCTCAGACAGCAGCTCcggcttcctcctcctccgggCCCGTTGCCGAAGAGGCAGAATGGGACAGGGCCAAAAGCGCAACCTCAACCTCCATCGCAAGCTCAGTCCCAGGTGGAGTTACCGGTTTGCCCCGCTGCCAGCGCGGAGAACAAAGACAAGAGCGGAGATAAAAACTCTGATCTGGACAACAAGAAAAATGTAAAGATAGAGGAAGAAGATGACGAAGATGAGAGCAGTGGGGAAAttgatgacgacgacgatgacgacgatgacgacgatgatgacgacACTCTTGTCCCTTCATGCTGTGACGGTCCCCCATCTCTCCTGGAGTTCTCTCTCACCTCATCTACCTCTTCGTCCTCCACTTCCATCAGCTCCTGCTCTGATCTGGAGTCTGACTGCACTGATCAATGCACCTCCATCTGCTCTTCTCATGACCAAGATCGTGTTTCTGTCGCTCTGTCCCCAAAAGAGCGTTTTCTTCCTGAAGCCCTTGAATGCCAGCCGTTTGCACCGCCATCCCTTTCTCTTAGCCGTAATCCCTTTTTCTTGCCATCACATACCCCTGTTTCCCCATGTTCCCCAGATGAAGGCTACCCCTCTGCCCTCGACTCCCCGTCCCCTGATTATTTAGGAGACAAAGATGATTCTGAGGTCACCAAACTAGGTTTGCTTGACTTTCTAGAATCAGTGGGTGAGTTTGGGAAAATGGAGCGATTCAGCCAGGTGATCCAAGTAGCTCGTTGGGATCTGGAGGGGGAACAGCACTGGGATGTTTTAAGGGATCGGTTAGATCACCTTGATCGCTTGGAGAAGGTGAACAGGGAGGTAAAACTGGCTTACATCGCCAGACTCCACGAGAAGGGATTTGATCTTGGAGATCTGGAGGAGCACGATCTCTCGGACATCATGGATGAAATGGGCAACATTGACATTCCCTGGAAGTTGTATAAATGCCCCGGGGAATCAATGGGAGACTCTCAGGAGTTTTCAGATGCTGGGGTCGACCTCACTGCTCCATCAGACTGCGATGATCCTCTTGTTCCAGATTCACTCACTCCTTCCCCTGTTGAGCCACCACCAAGACCCCCTAAACCTCCTGCCCGACACGCCAGTGTCAACTCTTACCTCCATGACTACATCAATATCAGCAGAGAGACCACCTCCATGGCCGTCTCCACCTCTCCCACATTGTCTACTTTCTCCCCGAACTCATCATCCCCAACATTCACCACTTTTAGATGCGAGAAacctcttcctccatctccaccatcagttcctcctctccctgcctCTAAAGCAGTCCCTTACCTCACCCTCTATACTACTCCCTCTCCACCTAGACCCATCCCCACCCCAACTCCCCCCATCCCCCCCCCTCGGAAACGCCACCTTGCCAGGAAGGAGGCACAGCGACTTGCTGCTCTTAAAGCTGAGGAAGAAAAGACCCCGCTGTCTCTCCCACCTCCTACGTCGCGTCCACCACCTCTTCCCCCTCCACCTGTTATCTCCATATCCTCCGCATCTCCTCCTGCCGTACCACCTGCCCTGCCTCCTCCACCCTCCTTCCATGCACTGGATGTCGAGATCCGCAAGCTTCTAATGCTTGCAGGATTGACCCAGGCTGAACTACTCAAACTCAGTCCAGAGCTTGGCGTCTGTGTCGGAGGGCTAGACGATGAGGTAGATGGAGTAGATCTTCCTCCATCCAGATCCGTGGAATCACATGAGTTTAGACTAAaaaacagggaggaggagaaggagtgtGACTCCCAATTCATGGAAAAAGAcggatgcagcagcagaagcaagCTAGACGGAGATGAAAGGGTAGCTATAGTTGAAGAAGTTAAAAGAAAGGAGGagagcaaagacacacaaaagacCACCACATTCACCGAGATGgcaagaagaaggaagaggaacAGTGGCACTGGTCTTAGCAATACACATGATACCAAAGCAAATGACATGAGCTTTGAGACTTTCCATTACTCCACTGAGTTGCTAgagtcacctcctcctcctcctcctcgccccTTACCACCGATCCCGCCATCTTTGTCACACCCTAAAGTCAGCACTCTTTCTGCCAACTCTGCACAACCCGATCGCTTTGACTGGCTAATAGCATTCACACCCGACAACGACGCCCCACCACAACCTCCGCCCCCTGAAATGAGAAAATCTCCTCTGGAGAGTCAAAAGAAGACTGGTTCATCCGGTTCCGCTCCAAACGTCACAACCTTCAAAGAGCTGCGCTTCCGTAACAAGAGCAACTCCCCACTGACGAGGGTGATCACTGACCCAGAGCCTGACCCCACAGTCATCACCCCGGACCCAGATATACTGTACAACCTGAAGTGGAGAAGGGAGAAGGTCGGAAGCGATGGTATCCAGTGGGAATACACCTCTCAGGCTCAGGCGCTGTTCATGCAGCCACCACCTGCTCTCACCTCCATGGCTGCTCTGAAGGAGATGCTCCAGAGGGCTGACGAGGAGGGTGGACAGCCAGAGCTGTGCCCATCACAGAAGATTGGCTGCTCCGTCAGCGAAAACAGTCTGTGGACCGTGGGCAGAGAGTGGCAGAGTGAGGAAGttcagagggaggaaaaagaaggaaaggaggaagaaaaaaaggaggaggtggaggtgagagGACAAGCAGATGGAGGGCGGACTTTGCAATCAAGAACTACAG TTTCCTCACCCCCACTCTCCCTTGCCCAGTCTCCCCAACCTTACTTCCTCCACGCTGCCGTGCCTTCCTATCGCCCTGGCTACTCTAACTCACAGCACCATGCAGATCCAAGGCCCCACACCCATGTAGGCAGAGAGtccacagacaaacactgcaACACAGAGCGGGTTTCTGCAGCCAGCTCCTCCTGCATCTACAGAGACGATTCCACCACTGATATAAGTTCTGGCTTTAATTACGATTCCCTGGCTGATGCAGGTGTAGATCTCCCTCCCGATTATGAGAACGTCTTAAAGCAAACCACACGCGCTAATGACAGGAAGTTTGTGTCTGACTCTGTTTGCAATTTTGACTCTCTTTACTGCAGTGAGTCAGGGAAgaataatgacacacacactgagtcggACCCGCCACTTAGTGGCACCACTGAGGCACCAGGTTGCACTACTCCATATAAGAACATAGATGTCATGATGACGTATTCAAACAGCATTAATGCAATGGATTCACTGTGTgcagaaaagcacacacactcacacgtagacatccgcagcagcagcagcagcaataaggCCAGGACATTCAAAGAACTTCCTCCGCTGCCTACCTACTACCTATACCACCCTAAGAACTGCCCTCTGCACAGGGGTGCACCTCCTCGCCTCTCCCCCATTGGAGCCTTGTCTCCTCCCCAGCGCCCTGGAGCTCCCCCTCCAGCCGTTGCGGGCTCCTCAGGCCTCAGCTCCCCGCTTTTTCCCCGCTCGCACACCTTGCCTGCCCTCGCTGCTCCCCTCTACTATCCAAACCTCTACCCTCCTATACCAACCAGGGCTCCCCCCCTACCCCCAAAACTCTACCAGGCTCCTCCGCAGTCACGTTTGGCGA CTGTTCGTAGTGTCTCATACGCTGGCTCCGTACAGAGGGGAGACTCATCCTGGATGGGCGAAGATGTCAAGTTTTCAATGAGAGGTCTTGGCCTGTCCTCGCTGTGCCTGCAGGAGAAGAAAG CTCTGGTCAGTGCAGTCAATGTGGCAGTGGAAACCATTTTGGCCCATTTCAGTTCATCTCGGACTGTGGTTCAGAAG tctctctcAGTTAACAAG gcCTTATCAGGCGACAGCTCTGTAAATCCATCTCTGGGCCGCCTGGTGCTGCAGTGCCTCTGCCCTGCGCTGCACAGCTTGCTGACCGATGGCTTGAAACCCCACCAGAGTGACCTGATTGCAGGCAGGAGGCCAAACTCTGCCTGGGGCTTAGTGCAGGCCTCAACCAAACCAG GTCCTAAAACACAAGCTTTGTTCAACCTACACGTTCGAGTCGGGGAGCTGGGCCAGCTTAGGCGTAACAAACACCGGTTCAATGCATTCCTCCTTGGTCTCCTGAA TACCAAGCTTCTGGATTTCTGGCTGTCTCACCTTCAGTCGTGTTGTG ATGTGTTGGAAACATTCTACCATCCCTCGTCCTTCATGCTTCTGTCTCTGACCACCTGCCAGCCTCTGTTTGAGGAGCTGCTCCTTGTGTTGCAGCCTCTCAGTCTCCTCACCTTCAACCTTGACCTGCTCTTCCAGCACCACCACTTAGAGCCAGACAGTCACGTCCCAGAGATCCCTCGTCCGCCCGGTCCGGGAGCAGGGATCCAGCTGTCGACGAAGGAGTCTCAATCCAAAATCCCAACCGGCAAATATATTAGAAGCCTGTCAGAAGTAGACTTTGGAAGCCCAGAACATCAGGCAGCTAAAGAAAAATGGTCACCAGTGACTGATCCAAAGAGTTCAGGCGAGGCGACCGATTTCAGTGCTGCGACTTTAAACGTTTCGAACACTCTCAGTCAAACAAGTCCACAGCTTTTGTGGGTACAGGAGAAGGAAATTGAAGCGTTACCTCCTCCAAACATGGAGGACGACAGCCTTGCTCAGCAGGCAGGACAG GTGATCCAGCAGGGATGGGGTGCTGTAATGCGCTGGGGAGGCAGACTGAGCCAGAACCTGAATGAGCTGAGCCTGTCCGCAGGTAAAAGGGAGGAAATGAGGGCAGACTTGCCGGACCTCCACACTCAGGCAGGAAGTGACTACGCTCCGGTTAGCAGCGGTGCTCAGGTTCCCTGGGGTCTGGGCCGGCTGTTTGGAGCTTCGAAAAGCCCCATCAGCCCCACAAATCACTCACTGCCCACCAG GCGTCCCTCTCAGTGGTTGGCTCCTGGTGTCACGGCATTGACCCGAATGGTGAGCAGCACCTCCGCTCCGATGTTAAAGAGGGCCCCGGAGCCTCAGCGAGAAAGCGAGCcaaagtcagagagagagactgagtcACTGGAGATGAAGGACAAACCCCGACCACTCAG GTCAGTGCGAACACTGTGCGACCACAACGGAACAGGTTCGGAGCTCAGCTTCTGCAAAGGTGAGGAACTCCAGGTGTTGGGAGGCGTCGATCAAGACTGGATCCGTTGTCGTCAGGGAGACAAAGAGGGACTGGTACCTATCGGATACACGTCCCTGATCATGTGA